A genomic window from Candidatus Pelagisphaera phototrophica includes:
- a CDS encoding sulfatase, which produces MAKARPNVLFILLDDFGWTDAGCYGSSFYETPRMDQLANEGMRFTNAYAACPVCSPTRASILTGKYPARLGVTQWLGGYSEGKLAHVPYVEHLSCEETSLARVLNDGGYATWHVGKWHLSKHGDQRFETYPEKHGFDVNIGGCDWGAPKNGYFAPYGLETLPDGPEGEYLTDRLTDEAVRLIEGSQDEPWFMHLSHYAVHTPIECHETLVEKYRQKSEALGLATEDPFVEGEPFPCLHKKDQKVLRRVVQSDPVYAAMVENVDTNIGRVLDAIDSAGQRDNTIVIFFSDNGGLATAEGSPTCNAPLHEGKGWMYEGGTREPLIVRWPKVVPAGAITKQVATSTDFYPTLLECAGRPLLPEQHCDGVSLLPVLKGEADLDRGAIFWHYPHYSNQGGSPGCSMREGDWKLIEFFEDNRVELYNLEDDISEEHDVGNEYPEKRDDMLLKLSEWRKSICAKIPKVNQSYGG; this is translated from the coding sequence ATGGCAAAGGCTAGACCTAATGTCTTGTTCATTTTGCTTGATGATTTCGGTTGGACCGATGCGGGATGCTATGGAAGCAGCTTTTACGAGACCCCTCGAATGGACCAGCTTGCCAATGAGGGGATGCGGTTCACCAATGCGTACGCGGCGTGTCCCGTCTGTTCTCCCACGCGGGCGAGTATTCTGACGGGGAAGTATCCCGCGCGTTTAGGCGTGACGCAGTGGCTAGGGGGCTATTCAGAGGGCAAGCTAGCTCATGTGCCTTATGTGGAGCATCTGTCCTGTGAGGAGACATCATTGGCCCGAGTCTTAAATGACGGCGGCTACGCTACCTGGCACGTGGGAAAATGGCATTTAAGCAAGCACGGCGACCAGCGATTTGAAACGTACCCAGAAAAACATGGCTTTGATGTGAATATTGGCGGCTGTGATTGGGGAGCGCCCAAGAATGGCTATTTTGCCCCCTATGGGCTGGAGACGCTTCCGGATGGACCGGAAGGAGAGTATCTGACGGATCGGCTGACGGATGAGGCGGTCCGATTAATAGAAGGCTCGCAAGACGAGCCATGGTTTATGCACTTGTCCCACTACGCGGTGCATACGCCGATCGAGTGCCATGAGACCCTCGTTGAAAAGTATAGGCAGAAAAGTGAAGCTCTCGGACTGGCCACGGAAGATCCGTTTGTTGAAGGAGAGCCATTTCCCTGTTTGCACAAGAAAGACCAGAAGGTGTTGAGACGGGTGGTGCAGAGCGATCCGGTTTATGCTGCGATGGTCGAGAATGTCGACACGAACATCGGCCGCGTTCTCGATGCGATCGACTCCGCCGGACAAAGGGACAACACGATTGTGATTTTCTTTAGTGACAATGGTGGTCTCGCGACAGCTGAAGGATCCCCCACCTGCAACGCCCCACTACATGAGGGCAAAGGCTGGATGTATGAAGGTGGGACCCGGGAACCTCTGATCGTTCGTTGGCCTAAAGTCGTTCCTGCTGGAGCGATCACGAAGCAGGTTGCCACTTCAACTGACTTTTACCCGACCTTGCTCGAATGCGCGGGGCGGCCTTTATTGCCGGAGCAGCATTGCGACGGAGTGAGCCTTTTGCCCGTGCTAAAAGGGGAGGCCGATCTTGATCGTGGAGCGATTTTCTGGCACTATCCACACTACAGTAATCAAGGCGGTAGTCCGGGCTGTTCGATGAGGGAAGGGGACTGGAAGTTGATCGAGTTTTTTGAGGATAACAGGGTAGAGCTATACAATCTAGAGGATGACATCAGTGAAGAGCACGATGTGGGCAATGAGTATCCCGAAAAGAGAGACGATATGCTTTTGAAACTTTCCGAATGGAGAAAGTCCATTTGCGCAAAAATTCCAAAGGTTAATCAGAGCTATGGCGGCTAA
- a CDS encoding zinc-binding alcohol dehydrogenase family protein, with protein MKGIQLETPGRFKVIEELRPALKPGEALVRIHRIGVCGTDIHAFHGRQPFFDYPRILGHELGAEIIEIDDNGLGLKPGDKCSIEPYLNNPNSPASRMGKSNCCEDLKVLGVHIDGGMRPYITVPIEKLHRANELSFEQLALIETICIGTHGIERSMLTKDETILILGIGPIGLGAIQFALTLGSRVIVADISEERLGFCRDVINVPHVLKADAPDFEDQLKDICDGDLPQVVLDATGNRFSMQRTFNLAANGGRIVFVGLLMGEIFFDDPNLHRKELTLMASRNATPDTFKKVIAAVADGSIDTKPWITHRMAILDVPEQFEEIVSQPDLVKAIIEV; from the coding sequence ATGAAGGGCATTCAGTTAGAAACCCCGGGGCGTTTCAAAGTGATCGAAGAGCTAAGGCCGGCTCTTAAGCCAGGCGAAGCACTTGTGCGCATTCATCGCATCGGTGTCTGCGGAACCGACATCCACGCCTTTCATGGCAGACAGCCGTTTTTCGACTATCCCCGCATCCTTGGACATGAGCTCGGAGCAGAGATTATCGAAATCGACGACAACGGCCTGGGACTGAAGCCGGGAGACAAGTGCTCCATTGAGCCGTATTTGAATAACCCCAACAGTCCGGCTTCCCGAATGGGCAAGTCCAATTGCTGTGAAGATTTGAAGGTGCTAGGTGTGCATATCGACGGCGGGATGAGACCTTACATCACCGTACCCATTGAAAAGCTACACCGAGCCAACGAGCTTTCCTTCGAGCAGCTAGCACTCATCGAAACGATCTGCATCGGAACTCATGGAATCGAACGGTCGATGCTTACCAAGGATGAAACGATTCTAATCCTTGGGATTGGGCCTATAGGTCTAGGCGCCATTCAATTCGCACTCACCCTTGGCAGTCGAGTTATTGTGGCTGACATTAGTGAGGAGCGGCTAGGTTTCTGCCGTGACGTCATCAACGTTCCTCATGTCCTGAAAGCAGACGCACCGGATTTCGAAGACCAGCTCAAAGATATTTGCGACGGAGACCTGCCACAGGTCGTACTCGACGCTACCGGCAATCGATTCTCAATGCAGCGGACCTTTAATCTTGCTGCCAACGGTGGGCGGATTGTCTTCGTGGGATTACTCATGGGCGAAATATTTTTTGACGATCCTAATTTACATCGGAAGGAACTAACCTTGATGGCGAGCCGTAATGCAACACCCGATACGTTCAAGAAAGTAATCGCAGCCGTTGCCGATGGCTCCATTGATACAAAGCCATGGATCACCCATCGTATGGCAATTCTAGATGTACCTGAGCAATTCGAAGAAATCGTTTCCCAACCCGACCTAGTAAAAGCAATTATCGAGGTCTAA
- a CDS encoding ABC transporter permease, producing the protein MPSKPLNSLIKSSAWVNIGARFIALIIVFLFFAIFVEDGKFYTLRNLENIVRQSSVYATAALGMTFVIITAGIDLSVGSIIALAVVLVAWTLNIQIDGASGELVYLVHQYPFLTPLLACLFAILGATLVGLLNGALIVRLKIVPFIVTLGSMGIIRGLAKGIAGERDIYPPEETWIGGLMDPTLTNKAKSWMLLPAGVWILILCIAVASFILKYTRFGRHVYAVGSNEETARLCGVPVGRTKLFVYGLTGFFCALAGFMQFSYIGGVGQPTTGIMYELFVIAAVIIGGASFSGGEGSILGTIVGALIITILYMGGQQMGWPKWVQEMVIGAIIILAVAVDRYRHRRMVY; encoded by the coding sequence ATGCCGTCAAAACCTCTAAACTCTCTTATTAAATCAAGTGCCTGGGTCAATATTGGCGCCCGCTTTATCGCCCTGATTATCGTTTTTCTCTTTTTTGCGATATTCGTTGAAGACGGGAAGTTCTACACCCTTCGCAATCTCGAGAATATTGTACGACAAAGTTCGGTCTACGCAACCGCTGCCCTCGGAATGACTTTTGTCATTATCACGGCTGGAATCGACCTTTCCGTAGGATCTATAATCGCTCTCGCCGTTGTATTGGTCGCCTGGACACTGAATATTCAGATCGATGGCGCGAGTGGTGAACTAGTCTACCTGGTTCATCAGTATCCGTTTCTCACTCCACTTTTGGCCTGCCTATTCGCAATCCTGGGAGCAACACTCGTTGGGTTGCTAAACGGAGCGTTGATCGTACGGCTCAAGATTGTTCCTTTCATCGTTACCCTTGGGTCCATGGGCATCATTCGCGGATTGGCGAAAGGCATCGCTGGCGAACGCGACATCTATCCACCCGAGGAGACTTGGATTGGCGGTCTCATGGATCCAACGCTCACCAACAAAGCAAAAAGCTGGATGCTCCTTCCCGCAGGAGTTTGGATTCTCATCCTCTGTATCGCAGTGGCTTCGTTTATCCTTAAGTACACTCGCTTTGGTCGGCACGTATATGCGGTCGGCTCAAACGAAGAAACTGCTCGGCTTTGCGGGGTACCCGTTGGACGAACAAAGCTCTTCGTCTACGGACTCACCGGGTTTTTCTGTGCTCTCGCAGGTTTCATGCAGTTTTCCTATATTGGCGGAGTGGGACAACCCACAACCGGTATCATGTATGAGCTCTTCGTCATCGCCGCTGTAATCATCGGCGGCGCAAGTTTCTCGGGCGGCGAAGGCTCTATTCTCGGCACAATCGTTGGAGCATTGATCATTACCATTCTCTATATGGGTGGCCAACAAATGGGCTGGCCCAAATGGGTACAGGAAATGGTGATCGGAGCCATCATCATACTCGCTGTTGCCGTTGACCGCTACCGACATCGCAGAATGGTTTATTAG
- a CDS encoding sugar porter family MFS transporter: MFMTDSSPSSNSSRLFYWALTSALAGFIFGFDTVVISGAEQRIQELWGLSAGVHGLAMSMALWGTVLGALIGGWPTDRFGRKKTLLWIGVLYFVSAIGSAFAPEIKTFIIARFIGGVGIGVSTIAAPLYISEIAPAKKRGQLTGMFQFNIVFGVLVAFLSNYLLGGIGENAWRWMLGVEAIPALVYTLMCFGIPESPRWLIGVKRDRLSGLEILRKIRPDDSDERLAEKADEIAQSSGTPREKTAFWTKRLKAPIFLAFLIAFFNQLSGINAVLYFAPRIFSMTGLGEKAALLQSVGIGVTNLVFTFLGLYLIDRLGRRTLLYIGSFGYIAALGLCSWAFFTENFAIVPLCIFAFIGAHAVGQGAVIWVFISEIFPNSNRAAGQTLGCATHWIFAALLTLFFPKMVELFPAGYVFLFFCVMMVVQLIWVKMMVPETKGVSLEKIEERLGVQ, translated from the coding sequence ATATTTATGACTGACTCTTCTCCCTCATCAAACTCCTCGAGACTATTCTACTGGGCATTGACCTCGGCGTTAGCGGGTTTCATTTTCGGCTTCGATACCGTCGTTATTTCTGGGGCCGAACAACGGATTCAGGAGCTCTGGGGACTGTCTGCTGGGGTTCATGGACTCGCCATGAGCATGGCCTTGTGGGGTACCGTATTGGGAGCTTTGATCGGAGGTTGGCCGACAGATCGATTTGGTCGGAAGAAGACTCTGCTGTGGATTGGCGTTCTGTATTTCGTATCCGCAATCGGATCCGCTTTTGCTCCCGAGATCAAAACCTTCATTATTGCCCGTTTCATCGGGGGGGTGGGGATTGGAGTTTCAACCATTGCCGCCCCTCTGTACATTTCTGAGATCGCGCCGGCCAAAAAGCGGGGCCAACTCACCGGAATGTTCCAATTCAACATCGTATTCGGAGTTCTCGTTGCCTTCCTCTCCAACTATCTGCTTGGGGGAATCGGGGAGAACGCCTGGCGCTGGATGCTTGGAGTGGAAGCGATTCCCGCACTCGTATACACCCTTATGTGTTTTGGTATACCGGAGAGCCCTCGCTGGCTCATCGGGGTGAAGCGTGATCGCCTGAGTGGTTTAGAGATCCTGAGAAAGATTCGTCCAGATGATTCTGATGAGCGACTTGCTGAAAAAGCCGACGAGATCGCCCAGTCATCGGGCACGCCGCGGGAAAAGACTGCTTTCTGGACCAAGAGGCTCAAGGCACCGATTTTTCTAGCCTTCCTCATCGCGTTTTTCAATCAGCTCTCTGGTATCAATGCCGTCCTCTACTTCGCCCCGCGCATTTTTTCTATGACCGGGCTAGGGGAGAAGGCGGCCTTGCTGCAATCGGTGGGTATTGGAGTTACTAATTTAGTATTCACGTTTTTAGGACTCTATTTGATCGATCGACTAGGACGCAGGACGTTGCTTTACATCGGTTCATTTGGCTACATCGCTGCCCTTGGTCTCTGTTCATGGGCGTTTTTTACCGAGAATTTTGCCATTGTTCCGCTCTGCATATTTGCCTTCATCGGCGCCCACGCCGTGGGACAGGGGGCGGTGATCTGGGTATTCATTTCGGAGATATTCCCGAATTCGAATCGGGCGGCAGGCCAGACGCTCGGTTGCGCGACGCACTGGATTTTCGCTGCTTTGCTCACGCTGTTCTTTCCGAAAATGGTGGAACTCTTTCCGGCGGGATATGTATTTCTCTTCTTCTGCGTTATGATGGTCGTCCAGTTGATCTGGGTCAAAATGATGGTTCCGGAGACAAAAGGGGTTTCTCTGGAGAAAATCGAAGAGAGGCTGGGAGTTCAGTGA
- the fucU gene encoding L-fucose mutarotase, translating into MLIGISLLISPELLNTLYRMGHGDEIVLADAHFPGESHSTNVIRADGLKIAPLLEAIAPLFILDQYVENPLGMMDAVEGDTLDPTVESSYLSAMRKSWPDTSPPERIERFAFYDRARAAYAVIMTGETAKYGNIILKKGVTPF; encoded by the coding sequence ATGCTCATTGGAATATCACTGCTCATCAGTCCTGAACTTCTTAATACTCTTTACCGCATGGGCCATGGCGACGAGATCGTCCTGGCAGATGCCCATTTTCCGGGTGAAAGCCACAGCACCAATGTGATTCGTGCAGATGGATTGAAGATCGCCCCCCTACTCGAAGCCATTGCTCCCCTTTTCATACTCGACCAGTATGTGGAAAATCCGCTTGGAATGATGGATGCGGTCGAGGGGGATACGCTCGATCCCACCGTCGAATCTTCCTATTTAAGCGCCATGCGAAAATCCTGGCCGGATACGAGCCCTCCAGAGCGTATTGAACGATTCGCCTTTTATGATCGAGCCCGAGCCGCCTACGCAGTGATCATGACGGGTGAAACCGCCAAGTACGGGAATATCATTCTCAAGAAAGGCGTCACACCATTTTAA
- a CDS encoding family 16 glycoside hydrolase, translated as MSPDGILKRSILSGIFLTCAAFASSGEISDDFERSEVGDAWTGHMYSFSIKDGALVASQLPDAGHGAVIRTQLDFRNMKIDFDVKFEGGERFNFVIDDKNCEEVHAGHICRVSITRNRLTVQDDRNGAMNLKLRELRKQPEKAAEIEAFLETTKSSGDFEFLDGRWYHMQVVIENNQMSASLDGKIVAKLTSPGIAHPTKTQFGFTVTGRDILFDNVVAVGTK; from the coding sequence ATGAGCCCCGATGGAATATTGAAGCGATCTATCCTGTCAGGGATCTTTCTGACGTGTGCGGCCTTCGCGAGCAGTGGGGAGATTAGCGATGACTTTGAACGTTCCGAGGTAGGTGATGCCTGGACAGGCCATATGTACTCGTTTTCGATTAAGGACGGAGCTTTGGTCGCTTCGCAGCTACCGGATGCAGGCCATGGAGCAGTGATTCGGACGCAACTTGATTTTCGAAATATGAAGATTGATTTCGACGTTAAATTTGAAGGAGGGGAACGCTTCAATTTTGTGATCGACGACAAGAATTGCGAGGAGGTGCACGCCGGTCATATTTGCCGTGTTTCGATCACTCGGAATAGGCTCACCGTTCAGGACGACCGCAATGGGGCGATGAACCTCAAGCTGAGAGAATTGAGGAAGCAACCGGAGAAAGCGGCAGAGATTGAGGCTTTTCTGGAAACGACGAAATCTTCAGGCGACTTCGAATTCCTCGATGGCCGGTGGTATCATATGCAAGTGGTGATTGAGAACAATCAGATGAGTGCATCTTTGGATGGGAAAATAGTCGCAAAATTGACCTCGCCGGGGATTGCTCACCCAACCAAGACGCAATTCGGATTCACGGTAACCGGTCGGGACATTCTATTTGATAATGTTGTGGCAGTCGGGACCAAATAG
- a CDS encoding sulfatase family protein, producing MPQTQTAFSGAKVKSHPPHGSRLLDCLLPRTDTTLTHLQYLIRLFSKVLIAFAISLTTYSLAKSPNILLIVSEDNGQELGCYGEPYVKTPVLDQLASEGVLFKNAYVAQAGCSQSRAAFLTGLYPHQNGQIGLATWKFRMYREDTPNIVRSLKNAGYRTGIIGKLHVNPESAFPFDFEAIGKSNFARNDLPAYAREAKLFMEAGDEPFFLSVNHPDAHRPFTPQVEGIPEELLTSKDVKPLAYFGIDNPQLRQQTADYYNCMNRLDTYIGDLLLRLEETGKADNTIVIYIGDHGADMLRGKRTSYEGGTRVPFIVKWPKTSKEGLVSTELVSLIDIFPTILDATGSRPVPNLPGRSLVPLLKGKAPEWRQYLFTEFHIHSAHNFYPQRTIQDRRYKLIRNLMPGLVNPGYTFTNNRFFDDLIKTIDDAEEPIRSAYLNMERPPAFELYDLETDPYEFNNLASKPEHAQTQSRLQQELQSWREQTKDPMLNHQNVLRLKAEVDACMVDGQPDKSKLTLTYPDYFFEH from the coding sequence ATGCCTCAAACCCAAACCGCCTTTTCAGGGGCTAAGGTAAAGTCACATCCACCGCACGGGTCGCGTTTGCTTGACTGTCTTCTGCCGCGCACCGATACGACTCTTACCCACCTCCAATACCTGATTCGCCTTTTCTCCAAGGTCTTAATTGCTTTTGCCATAAGCCTTACGACTTATTCTTTGGCAAAGTCGCCAAACATTCTTCTCATCGTATCCGAGGATAACGGACAAGAGTTGGGGTGCTACGGGGAACCCTACGTCAAAACACCGGTTCTCGACCAACTCGCTTCTGAGGGCGTTCTTTTTAAAAACGCCTATGTCGCCCAAGCAGGCTGCAGCCAATCCCGAGCCGCTTTCTTGACTGGTCTCTACCCCCACCAAAATGGACAAATTGGCTTGGCGACGTGGAAGTTCCGCATGTACCGAGAGGATACGCCTAACATCGTGCGAAGCCTAAAGAATGCGGGCTATCGGACGGGGATCATTGGTAAGTTGCACGTCAATCCCGAATCCGCCTTCCCCTTCGACTTTGAAGCGATTGGCAAATCAAACTTCGCCCGAAACGATCTTCCCGCCTACGCCCGAGAAGCGAAGTTGTTCATGGAAGCGGGCGATGAGCCCTTTTTTCTGAGCGTCAATCACCCTGATGCCCACCGCCCTTTCACACCGCAAGTCGAAGGCATCCCCGAAGAACTCCTCACCAGTAAGGACGTCAAACCACTCGCCTATTTCGGAATCGACAATCCCCAACTTCGCCAGCAAACCGCTGACTACTACAACTGTATGAATCGTCTCGATACATACATTGGCGACTTGCTACTGAGGCTCGAAGAGACGGGCAAAGCGGACAACACGATTGTGATCTACATCGGAGACCATGGTGCCGACATGCTACGCGGAAAGCGCACCTCGTATGAGGGAGGAACCCGTGTCCCCTTCATCGTTAAATGGCCAAAGACATCGAAAGAAGGACTCGTGTCTACCGAGCTCGTCTCCCTCATCGACATCTTCCCCACCATACTAGACGCAACCGGGTCCCGACCAGTCCCAAATCTCCCGGGCCGTTCTCTCGTTCCCTTGCTAAAAGGTAAAGCCCCTGAGTGGAGACAGTACCTCTTCACAGAATTCCACATTCACTCCGCCCACAACTTCTATCCACAACGCACGATACAAGACAGACGTTACAAACTGATCCGTAACCTAATGCCCGGGCTCGTGAATCCTGGATACACTTTTACGAACAATCGATTTTTCGATGATCTCATAAAAACCATCGACGATGCCGAGGAGCCCATCCGCAGTGCCTACCTAAATATGGAACGCCCACCTGCATTCGAGCTTTACGATCTTGAAACCGATCCCTACGAGTTCAACAATCTGGCGAGTAAACCCGAGCACGCCCAGACGCAATCTCGACTCCAGCAAGAACTTCAGAGCTGGCGTGAACAAACCAAGGACCCCATGCTCAACCACCAAAATGTACTACGCCTCAAAGCCGAAGTCGACGCCTGCATGGTCGACGGCCAACCCGACAAATCAAAACTCACTCTCACATACCCCGACTATTTTTTCGAACACTAA
- a CDS encoding carboxymuconolactone decarboxylase family protein, whose product MDAAELKVSQALKSTGETSELTDREKHLIGLAVVLTRGCQLCTGRRMEDAIKSGMTYDTVRETIDLLAAVNAGVILRSAISGADLANLDAACSGEECSVGEWLGAHLKMV is encoded by the coding sequence ATGGACGCTGCTGAACTTAAAGTTAGTCAGGCCCTGAAATCAACAGGAGAAACTTCGGAGCTAACCGATCGAGAAAAGCATCTGATTGGATTGGCGGTCGTTCTCACTCGAGGTTGCCAGCTTTGCACCGGCAGGAGAATGGAAGATGCGATCAAATCAGGAATGACGTATGATACCGTCCGAGAAACCATCGATTTGTTGGCAGCGGTCAATGCGGGTGTCATACTTCGATCCGCAATTTCTGGAGCAGACTTAGCAAACCTAGATGCAGCCTGTAGCGGCGAAGAGTGCTCCGTTGGGGAGTGGTTAGGAGCTCATCTTAAAATGGTGTGA
- a CDS encoding sugar ABC transporter ATP-binding protein — translation MRGICKRFGATLALKSVNLCVGAGEVMALVGENGAGKSTLMKVLSGAHSPDGGSLYLDGMKYSPTNPLHARESGVAMIYQELSLAPHLSVMENILLGIEPSRYGLVQWKAMKSKSIEALSVVGLEQVDPELPVNQLSIGQQQLVEIARAVALDCRVLVLDEPTSSLAAKDIEKLFKLVRTLSSKGISVIYISHFLEEVKSISDRYTVLRDGESVGDGATLEASEADIIALMVGRDVSELYPRSDHSSSDTVLEVRNLAGVKKPRLASLQLNRGEVLGIAGLVGAGRTELLDTLFGLEPVTSGEVRIGSYSGVADPALRWSQKVGMVSEDRKTQGLALGLSIADNITLPNLAGLGPGRLVFPSQQIAASNQWIEEILIKCQSAQQSVGDLSGGNQQKVAIARLLHADVDILLLDEPTRGIDVGSKAQIYKLIDLLARGDANREPKAILIVSSYLPELLGTCDRIAVMSRGYLSEARPVSDWDEHQLMAAAIGQEQ, via the coding sequence ATGCGAGGAATTTGCAAGCGCTTTGGAGCCACTTTGGCCCTGAAAAGCGTTAATCTTTGCGTTGGTGCCGGAGAGGTTATGGCGCTTGTCGGCGAAAACGGCGCAGGAAAAAGCACCTTAATGAAGGTTCTCTCGGGAGCACACTCCCCCGATGGGGGATCGCTCTATCTTGACGGGATGAAATACAGCCCGACCAATCCCCTGCACGCACGGGAATCGGGTGTGGCGATGATCTATCAGGAGCTTTCGCTCGCTCCCCACCTTTCGGTGATGGAGAACATCTTGCTTGGCATCGAACCGTCCCGGTACGGATTGGTTCAATGGAAAGCGATGAAATCGAAGTCAATCGAAGCGCTCTCTGTCGTCGGACTCGAGCAAGTCGACCCTGAACTCCCGGTCAATCAACTCTCCATTGGCCAACAGCAACTGGTAGAGATTGCCCGGGCGGTCGCTCTAGATTGCCGCGTCTTGGTTCTAGATGAACCTACAAGTTCGCTTGCAGCAAAAGACATCGAGAAACTTTTCAAACTCGTTAGAACATTGTCCTCCAAAGGAATATCCGTTATCTATATCTCCCATTTTCTGGAAGAAGTTAAATCCATCAGCGACCGATATACCGTTTTGCGGGACGGAGAAAGTGTGGGCGACGGAGCGACCCTAGAAGCATCCGAAGCAGACATAATCGCTTTAATGGTCGGACGCGATGTATCCGAACTGTACCCACGCAGTGATCATTCAAGCTCAGACACCGTTCTTGAAGTTAGGAATCTTGCCGGTGTCAAGAAGCCCCGATTGGCCTCGCTTCAACTAAACCGAGGAGAGGTACTCGGAATCGCGGGTCTGGTAGGAGCGGGTCGAACGGAGTTGCTCGACACACTTTTCGGACTCGAACCTGTGACCAGTGGCGAAGTTAGAATCGGGTCCTATTCAGGAGTTGCCGATCCTGCCTTGAGATGGAGTCAGAAAGTCGGAATGGTCAGCGAAGACCGCAAAACGCAGGGACTAGCCCTTGGTCTGAGTATTGCAGACAACATTACATTGCCCAATCTAGCGGGACTAGGTCCAGGACGACTGGTCTTTCCTTCCCAGCAAATAGCCGCCTCCAATCAATGGATAGAGGAAATTCTAATCAAATGCCAATCCGCCCAGCAATCAGTGGGAGATCTTTCAGGCGGCAATCAGCAGAAAGTCGCCATCGCCCGCCTGCTTCACGCAGACGTCGACATTCTGCTCCTCGACGAGCCGACACGAGGAATTGACGTTGGGTCTAAAGCGCAAATCTACAAGCTGATTGATCTATTGGCCCGGGGAGACGCCAACAGAGAGCCCAAAGCCATATTGATTGTGAGCAGCTATCTTCCAGAGCTCCTCGGCACCTGCGATCGAATCGCCGTCATGTCGCGCGGCTACCTGAGCGAAGCCAGACCCGTATCCGATTGGGACGAACACCAGCTCATGGCTGCCGCTATTGGGCAGGAACAATAG
- a CDS encoding substrate-binding domain-containing protein has protein sequence MKKLPLLSFIPIFALAAIITGCSPSQDSRSTAASNDKTVIAAIPKATGGDFWETVEAGARKAASELDIDLKWEGTVTETEIAEQTKIIENMINLGVDAIAIAPLNNQAQRKPVQSAVDNGIPVVIFDSGVDGDAHSSFIATDNVLGGSLGADFMNDNLATKSQLVVFRYVQGTASTAKRSDGFIETAKIAGHDIVAEPFSESGTLEGSKSVVANTLERFIKNGKLDIEGIFAANLTTTLGVSSALDDLRDSGIQVDLTFVGFDSSKKLVEELQAGKIDALIVQSPEKMGYLAVKTAVAVSKGESVDALIDTGVEVVTSDRLKNEPAIRALVGLK, from the coding sequence ATGAAAAAACTACCTCTGCTCTCTTTTATTCCCATCTTCGCGCTTGCTGCGATCATAACCGGTTGCTCCCCTTCCCAGGATTCGAGATCAACGGCAGCCAGCAATGATAAAACGGTGATCGCCGCCATTCCCAAAGCCACAGGGGGGGACTTCTGGGAAACCGTCGAAGCGGGTGCTCGTAAAGCCGCATCGGAGCTCGATATCGACCTTAAGTGGGAAGGAACCGTGACCGAGACAGAAATCGCCGAGCAAACAAAGATCATCGAAAATATGATCAATCTGGGCGTCGACGCCATCGCCATCGCCCCACTCAATAATCAAGCTCAACGAAAACCTGTCCAGTCAGCCGTAGACAACGGGATTCCAGTCGTCATTTTTGATTCTGGAGTGGACGGAGATGCGCACTCCAGCTTTATCGCCACCGACAACGTGCTGGGAGGATCGCTCGGAGCGGATTTCATGAACGACAACCTTGCGACGAAGAGCCAGCTAGTCGTCTTCCGATATGTGCAAGGTACAGCGAGCACTGCCAAACGTTCCGATGGCTTCATTGAGACCGCTAAGATTGCCGGTCACGACATTGTGGCCGAACCTTTTTCTGAATCGGGCACCCTTGAGGGATCCAAAAGCGTCGTTGCGAACACTCTTGAACGCTTCATAAAAAACGGGAAACTGGATATCGAAGGTATTTTTGCCGCCAATCTCACCACAACCCTCGGCGTCTCATCTGCTCTCGATGATCTTAGAGACAGTGGTATCCAAGTAGATCTAACGTTCGTTGGATTCGACAGTTCAAAAAAACTGGTCGAAGAACTCCAAGCTGGAAAAATCGATGCTCTCATCGTCCAAAGTCCGGAGAAGATGGGATATCTTGCGGTCAAAACAGCAGTCGCCGTATCCAAAGGCGAATCCGTAGACGCTCTCATCGATACAGGCGTCGAAGTGGTCACTTCAGATCGGCTCAAGAACGAACCCGCTATTCGTGCACTAGTGGGTCTGAAGTGA